A genomic segment from Desulfovibrio sp. ZJ209 encodes:
- a CDS encoding DegT/DnrJ/EryC1/StrS family aminotransferase, protein MQVTRANLPPLEDYLGCVRRIFETHDLTNMGEYARRLEAELGRMLDAPAIAVCANGTLALQLALRLLGLNGKTVITTPFTYVATLSALLWEGCTPVFADIDPESLCMSPEETARQLEAHPGAAGLLPVHVYGNACDVAALGSLAAERGIPVLYDAAHAFGSRLGGKSLFAFGDAATASFHATKLFHTVEGGCVVAHDPAAKAELELLRAFGHRGDTHTSLGINAKLSELHAAMGLCLLPGVAENIARRAALNAVYDAAFGIGPDGAPGREGLRRPRLAPGLVWNNAYSPVIFPDGDARARVAKALNARDIHPRRYFYPSLTRLPYVDSPPCPVSEDMAERVLCLPLWADMAPELAAEVADVTLKALRG, encoded by the coding sequence GTGCAGGTGACCCGCGCCAACCTGCCCCCGCTGGAGGACTATCTCGGCTGCGTGCGCCGCATCTTCGAGACCCATGACCTCACCAACATGGGCGAATACGCGCGCCGGCTCGAGGCGGAGCTCGGGCGCATGCTCGACGCGCCGGCCATCGCCGTCTGCGCCAACGGTACCCTGGCCCTGCAGCTCGCCCTGCGCCTGCTCGGGCTCAACGGCAAGACGGTCATCACCACGCCCTTCACCTATGTGGCCACCCTCTCGGCCCTGCTCTGGGAAGGCTGCACCCCGGTCTTCGCGGACATCGACCCCGAAAGCCTTTGCATGAGCCCGGAGGAGACGGCGCGCCAGCTTGAGGCCCACCCCGGGGCGGCGGGCCTTTTGCCCGTGCATGTCTACGGCAATGCCTGCGACGTGGCGGCCCTCGGAAGCCTCGCGGCCGAGCGCGGCATCCCGGTGCTCTACGACGCGGCCCACGCCTTCGGGAGCCGCCTGGGCGGCAAAAGCCTCTTCGCCTTCGGCGACGCGGCCACGGCGAGCTTCCACGCCACCAAGCTCTTCCATACGGTGGAAGGCGGCTGCGTGGTGGCGCACGACCCGGCCGCCAAGGCGGAGCTCGAGCTTTTGCGCGCTTTCGGCCACAGGGGCGACACGCATACCTCGCTCGGCATCAATGCCAAGCTCTCCGAGCTGCACGCGGCCATGGGCCTCTGCCTGCTGCCCGGCGTGGCGGAAAACATCGCCAGACGCGCGGCCCTCAATGCCGTCTATGACGCGGCCTTCGGCATCGGGCCCGACGGCGCGCCCGGGCGCGAGGGGCTGCGCCGGCCTCGGCTGGCGCCCGGGCTGGTATGGAACAACGCCTACTCCCCCGTCATCTTCCCGGACGGCGACGCCCGCGCCCGCGTCGCGAAGGCGCTCAACGCGCGTGACATCCACCCGCGCCGCTACTTCTATCCGAGCCTTACGCGTCTCCCCTATGTGGATTCGCCGCCCTGCCCCGTCTCCGAGGACATGGCCGAGCGCGTGCTCTGCCTGCCGCTCTGGGCGGACATGGCGCCGGAGCTCGCCGCCGAGGTGGCGGACGTGACACTGAAAGCCCTGCGCGGCTGA
- a CDS encoding HlyD family type I secretion periplasmic adaptor subunit, translated as MKKHPETSVPESETPAPAAPAEKAGRPAGQMPGESPAPSAAAPTPPASPVSPQDGGWRAFFAEAAAFVRAIFVRGENEQTPDKPLSEMARAALDSRLGKGGAQGPAGAPGAGGQGLFAAMDAPLNGLTPDDIHYADEVDAALARRPRFGVRALSVTVAVMFLCLIIWAAVADIDEVTHAEGQVVGSQRTQTIQNLEGGILREVQVHEGQIVEKGAVLAQLDNEMAESAFRDAVSKAIENSLAIIRLEAEHRGEKPVFPEDLRRWLTSRLGRDVDSKTLARARQLMRDQEYAWQSRQHQLDADLEVLRAQYEQRERDVEEQEARKDQLEKSYKIAVEQRDTAAELMRRRNFARMEFLGLEAKVVELKGQIDMLAASIPKAQAAAQESRQRIAAREAEQKANITQEITKRRLELTSLRETISAGGDRVKRTELRAPVRGTVKQIHINTVGGVVKPGEPIMEIVPLDDTLLVEARVQPKDVAFLRPGQDVMVKVSAYDFSIYGGLDGKLESVSADTIEDKRGDLHYVVKVRTQKTAIEHHGETLPIIPGMMVTADILIGKKTVLDYLLKPILKAKQNALRER; from the coding sequence ATGAAGAAACATCCAGAAACTTCCGTTCCCGAAAGCGAAACGCCGGCGCCCGCCGCTCCGGCCGAAAAGGCCGGGCGGCCCGCTGGCCAGATGCCCGGTGAATCCCCCGCGCCGTCCGCCGCCGCGCCCACGCCGCCGGCGTCCCCAGTCTCCCCGCAGGATGGCGGCTGGCGGGCTTTCTTCGCCGAGGCCGCGGCCTTTGTGCGCGCCATCTTCGTGCGTGGCGAAAACGAGCAGACCCCGGACAAGCCCCTCTCCGAGATGGCGCGGGCGGCCTTGGACAGCCGCCTCGGCAAAGGCGGCGCGCAAGGCCCGGCAGGCGCCCCGGGCGCGGGCGGCCAGGGCCTGTTCGCGGCCATGGACGCGCCCCTCAACGGCCTCACGCCCGACGACATCCATTATGCCGACGAGGTGGACGCGGCGCTGGCGCGCCGGCCGCGCTTCGGGGTGCGCGCGCTTTCCGTCACCGTGGCGGTCATGTTCCTCTGCCTCATCATCTGGGCGGCGGTGGCCGACATCGACGAAGTCACCCACGCCGAGGGTCAGGTGGTGGGCTCGCAGCGCACCCAGACCATCCAGAACCTCGAGGGCGGCATCCTGCGCGAGGTGCAGGTGCACGAGGGCCAGATCGTGGAGAAGGGCGCCGTGCTCGCCCAGCTGGACAACGAGATGGCCGAGTCCGCCTTCCGCGACGCGGTGAGCAAGGCCATCGAGAACAGCCTCGCCATCATCCGCCTCGAGGCCGAGCACCGCGGCGAAAAGCCGGTCTTCCCCGAAGATTTGCGCCGCTGGCTCACGAGCCGCCTCGGCCGCGACGTGGACAGCAAGACCCTCGCCCGCGCGCGCCAGCTCATGCGCGACCAGGAATATGCGTGGCAGTCGCGCCAGCACCAGCTCGATGCCGACCTCGAGGTGCTCCGTGCCCAGTACGAGCAGCGCGAGCGCGACGTGGAGGAGCAGGAGGCGCGCAAGGACCAGCTCGAAAAGAGCTACAAGATCGCCGTGGAGCAGCGCGACACCGCGGCCGAGCTCATGCGCCGCCGCAACTTCGCGCGCATGGAGTTTCTGGGCCTCGAGGCCAAGGTGGTGGAGCTCAAGGGCCAGATCGACATGCTCGCCGCGAGCATCCCCAAGGCGCAGGCCGCCGCGCAGGAATCGCGCCAGCGCATCGCCGCCCGCGAGGCCGAGCAGAAGGCCAATATCACCCAGGAGATCACCAAGCGCCGCCTCGAGCTGACCAGCCTGCGCGAAACCATCTCCGCCGGCGGCGACCGCGTGAAGCGCACCGAGCTTCGGGCGCCCGTGCGCGGCACGGTGAAGCAGATCCACATCAACACCGTGGGCGGCGTGGTCAAGCCCGGCGAGCCCATCATGGAAATCGTGCCGCTGGACGACACCCTGCTCGTGGAGGCGCGCGTGCAGCCCAAGGACGTGGCCTTTTTGCGGCCCGGGCAGGATGTGATGGTCAAGGTCTCGGCCTATGACTTCTCCATCTACGGCGGCCTCGACGGCAAGCTCGAATCGGTGAGCGCCGACACCATCGAGGACAAGCGCGGCGACCTGCACTATGTGGTCAAGGTGCGCACCCAGAAGACGGCCATCGAGCACCACGGCGAGACCCTGCCCATCATCCCGGGCATGATGGTCACGGCGGATATCCTCATCGGCAAGAAGACCGTGCTCGACTACCTGCTCAAGCCCATCCTCAAGGCCAAGCAGAACGCCCTGCGCGAGCGCTGA
- a CDS encoding MetQ/NlpA family ABC transporter substrate-binding protein — protein sequence MNKLFLAAAFAASLCFAGAAHAATTLTVGASPTPHAEILAEAAKLLKPAGIELKIVEYSDYVQPNVALDSGDLDANYFQHKPYLDDFVAQKGVKLASMGPVHYEPFGIYAGRSKDLKTLKDGAIIAVPNDATNEGRALLLLQDEGLIKLAPGSGLTATTRDIVENPKKLRIEEIEAPQLVRALPDVDAAVINGNYAILGGLKVAEALAVEAADSMAASTYANVLAVREKDTARPELQALYEVLVSPEIAKAMREKYAGAVLPSVAK from the coding sequence ATGAACAAACTCTTCCTTGCGGCGGCATTCGCCGCCAGCCTCTGCTTCGCCGGCGCGGCCCACGCGGCCACCACACTCACCGTGGGCGCCTCGCCCACGCCGCACGCCGAGATCCTCGCCGAGGCGGCCAAGCTGCTCAAGCCCGCGGGCATCGAGCTCAAGATCGTGGAATATTCCGACTATGTGCAGCCCAACGTGGCGCTGGACAGCGGCGATCTCGACGCCAACTACTTCCAGCACAAGCCCTATCTGGACGATTTCGTCGCCCAGAAGGGCGTCAAGCTCGCCTCCATGGGGCCCGTGCACTACGAGCCTTTCGGCATCTACGCCGGCCGCAGCAAGGACCTGAAGACCCTCAAGGACGGCGCCATCATCGCCGTGCCCAATGACGCCACCAACGAGGGCCGCGCCCTGCTGCTGTTGCAGGACGAAGGTCTCATCAAGCTGGCCCCCGGCTCCGGCCTCACCGCCACGACGCGCGACATCGTGGAGAACCCCAAGAAGCTCAGGATCGAAGAGATCGAAGCCCCGCAGCTCGTGCGCGCCCTGCCGGACGTGGACGCGGCCGTCATCAACGGCAACTACGCCATCCTGGGCGGCCTCAAGGTGGCCGAGGCGCTGGCCGTGGAAGCCGCCGACTCCATGGCCGCCTCCACCTACGCCAATGTGCTCGCCGTGCGCGAGAAGGACACCGCGCGCCCCGAGCTTCAGGCGCTCTATGAAGTGCTGGTCAGCCCCGAGATTGCCAAGGCCATGCGCGAGAAGTACGCCGGCGCGGTGCTGCCCTCGGTGGCCAAGTAG
- a CDS encoding type I secretion system permease/ATPase has product METPNAEQPAEKERIGNTPEEHAEKGGARNDAAQAEAAQSGAASGGGTMAAAGAVDAAPAGQNGAGGGKASVNSGAQGVGGLRPSDVDFMPGLLRSLSVLMRLRGKPVSPQLLLAGLSGSQVTPRACLGAARKAGLSGRIASRPSLDDIPPLVLPCILLLKNDRSCVLTALRGGRAEVIFPEISDSTQTVSQEELQEDYAGYAIFAAVPKAPERRMDAPRLGRGKRWFWDVLRYYAPIYRHVALASVVINLIAVASPLFVMNVYDRVVPNNATDTLWVLASGIFVIYFFNFLLSALRTHFVDVAGRNADIVLSSALVEKVLSMRLDAKPESTGAMVNNLREFEQLREFFSSSSLLACIDLPFLVIFLLLIAFIAGPMVLLPLGAIPVLVGLGLFLQRRARQSAEAGYRQNMQKNALLVEMVGGLETLKSCMAESRMQRLWEAIAGLSAKSSSEARKYNSMAVTSAMLITQIVTVIMIVWGVYRINDGLMSMGALIGCNILVGRTMAPLLQMASLLTRVQNSRVAFKALDMLMELPSENDAERVSMDYGSLEPTFTLDDVSFSYPHSERPALEGVSLTIRPGERVGIIGPMGSGKSSLSRMLLGLYQPGEGAVRFGGVDIRQIPSADLRGRIGVLPQDVTLFYGSVRENIALGDPSINDHLVLRAAALAGVTDFIRGFPAGFASQVGEQGRALSGGQRQAVALARALVRDPEVLILDEPTSNMDTDSELLLQRRLAGIIQGRTLILITHRLSMLRIVDRLIVMENGRIKLDGPRDEVLARLRGKAPRGARQAGAGARARAVNAGPASAGGAA; this is encoded by the coding sequence ATGGAAACGCCGAACGCGGAACAGCCTGCGGAGAAAGAGAGAATCGGCAACACGCCCGAGGAACACGCGGAGAAGGGCGGCGCCCGCAACGACGCCGCACAGGCCGAAGCCGCGCAGTCTGGCGCCGCTTCCGGCGGCGGGACCATGGCGGCGGCAGGAGCGGTAGACGCGGCTCCCGCGGGCCAAAATGGCGCGGGTGGCGGCAAGGCGTCCGTGAATTCCGGGGCTCAGGGTGTGGGCGGCCTGCGCCCGTCGGACGTGGACTTCATGCCCGGCCTCTTGCGCAGCCTTTCCGTGCTCATGCGCCTGCGCGGCAAGCCGGTCTCGCCGCAGCTTTTGCTGGCCGGCCTTTCCGGCAGCCAGGTCACGCCGCGCGCCTGCCTCGGGGCGGCGCGCAAGGCGGGCCTTTCCGGGCGCATCGCCTCGCGCCCGAGCCTTGACGACATCCCGCCCCTGGTGCTGCCCTGCATCCTCCTCTTAAAAAATGACCGCTCCTGCGTGCTCACCGCCCTGCGCGGGGGCCGCGCGGAGGTCATCTTTCCCGAGATCAGCGACAGCACGCAGACGGTCTCGCAGGAGGAGTTGCAGGAAGACTACGCGGGCTACGCCATCTTCGCGGCCGTGCCCAAGGCGCCGGAGCGCCGCATGGACGCACCGCGCCTCGGCCGCGGCAAGCGCTGGTTCTGGGATGTGCTGCGCTATTACGCGCCCATCTACCGGCATGTGGCGCTGGCGAGCGTGGTCATCAACCTCATCGCCGTGGCGAGCCCGCTCTTCGTCATGAACGTCTATGACCGGGTGGTGCCCAACAACGCCACGGACACCCTGTGGGTGCTCGCCTCCGGCATTTTCGTCATCTATTTCTTCAACTTCCTGCTCTCGGCCCTGCGCACGCATTTTGTGGACGTGGCCGGCCGCAACGCGGACATCGTGCTCTCGAGCGCGCTGGTGGAAAAGGTGCTCTCCATGCGGCTCGACGCCAAGCCCGAGTCCACGGGCGCCATGGTCAACAACCTGCGCGAGTTCGAGCAGTTGCGCGAGTTTTTCAGCTCCTCCAGCCTGCTCGCCTGCATCGACCTGCCCTTCCTCGTCATCTTTCTTCTGCTCATCGCCTTCATCGCCGGGCCCATGGTGCTCCTGCCGCTGGGCGCCATCCCGGTGCTCGTGGGCCTCGGGCTCTTCCTCCAGCGGCGCGCGCGCCAGAGCGCCGAGGCCGGCTACCGCCAGAACATGCAGAAAAACGCCCTGCTGGTGGAGATGGTGGGCGGCCTCGAGACGCTCAAGTCCTGCATGGCGGAAAGCCGCATGCAGCGCCTGTGGGAGGCCATCGCCGGGCTCTCGGCCAAGTCCTCCAGCGAGGCGCGCAAATACAACAGCATGGCCGTGACCTCGGCCATGCTCATCACCCAGATCGTCACGGTCATCATGATCGTCTGGGGCGTCTACCGCATCAACGACGGCCTCATGAGCATGGGCGCGCTCATCGGCTGCAACATCCTCGTTGGGCGCACCATGGCGCCGCTGCTCCAGATGGCCTCGCTGCTCACGCGGGTGCAGAATTCGCGCGTGGCGTTCAAGGCGCTGGACATGCTCATGGAGCTCCCCTCGGAGAACGACGCCGAGCGCGTGAGCATGGATTACGGCAGCCTCGAGCCCACCTTCACCCTCGATGACGTGAGCTTTTCCTACCCGCATTCCGAGCGCCCGGCGCTGGAAGGGGTGTCGCTCACCATCAGGCCCGGCGAGCGCGTGGGCATCATCGGGCCCATGGGTTCGGGCAAGAGCTCGCTCTCTCGCATGCTGCTCGGGCTCTACCAGCCGGGCGAGGGCGCGGTGCGCTTCGGCGGGGTGGACATCCGCCAGATACCCTCGGCCGACCTGCGCGGCCGCATCGGCGTGCTGCCGCAGGACGTGACCCTCTTTTACGGCAGCGTGCGCGAGAACATCGCCCTCGGCGACCCCTCCATCAATGACCATCTGGTGCTGCGCGCGGCGGCGCTGGCCGGCGTGACGGACTTTATCCGCGGCTTCCCGGCCGGCTTCGCGAGCCAGGTGGGCGAGCAGGGCCGGGCGCTCTCGGGCGGCCAGCGGCAGGCCGTGGCGCTTGCGCGGGCGCTCGTGCGCGACCCCGAGGTGCTCATTCTCGACGAGCCCACGAGCAACATGGACACGGACTCGGAGCTCCTGCTCCAGCGGCGCCTCGCCGGCATCATCCAGGGGCGCACGCTCATCCTCATAACGCACCGGCTCTCCATGCTGCGCATCGTTGACCGGCTCATCGTCATGGAAAACGGCCGCATCAAGCTGGACGGCCCGCGCGACGAGGTATTGGCGCGCCTGCGCGGCAAGGCCCCGCGGGGCGCCCGACAGGCCGGCGCCGGGGCCCGTGCGCGGGCCGTGAATGCCGGGCCGGCCTCGGCCGGGGGGGCGGCGTGA
- a CDS encoding transglutaminase-like cysteine peptidase: MRQRFFAFFRAFPRPWGAAAAALALILLGAGVAGALAAPVQRTPVGVAPDMEMAAEPEVHVPEATSPDAVSGAPAPVLPAAQGATGHGIKLFGTVEFRRPLSTLPGWLDVLDRNAASPIFSPERQFNRTTTWKILRDRAQGKSPRDVLKVVNTFWNTWPYREDMVNWGKPDYWAVPAQFLKKSGDCEDYAIAKYFTLKELGIPPEDMRIVVLRDTIRNLAHAVLVVYLDGEAYVLDNLSNVVQPHSRLRNYVPQYSVNENGRWTHIKGRPAGTAKARGGKRQ; encoded by the coding sequence ATGCGGCAACGGTTTTTCGCTTTCTTCCGCGCTTTCCCCCGTCCTTGGGGCGCCGCAGCCGCGGCTCTCGCGCTCATCCTTCTCGGCGCCGGTGTGGCCGGAGCCCTCGCCGCGCCGGTTCAACGCACCCCCGTGGGCGTGGCCCCGGACATGGAAATGGCAGCGGAGCCCGAGGTCCACGTGCCTGAAGCAACGTCGCCCGACGCGGTATCGGGCGCCCCCGCGCCCGTCCTCCCGGCCGCGCAGGGCGCCACGGGCCACGGCATCAAGCTCTTCGGCACGGTGGAATTCCGCCGGCCGCTCTCCACCCTGCCGGGCTGGCTGGACGTGCTCGACCGCAATGCGGCTAGCCCCATCTTCAGCCCGGAGCGCCAGTTCAACCGCACGACCACCTGGAAGATCCTGAGGGACCGCGCCCAGGGCAAGAGCCCGCGCGATGTCCTGAAGGTCGTCAATACCTTCTGGAACACCTGGCCCTACCGCGAGGACATGGTCAACTGGGGCAAGCCCGACTACTGGGCCGTGCCCGCGCAGTTCCTGAAAAAGTCCGGCGACTGCGAGGATTACGCCATCGCCAAGTATTTTACTCTCAAGGAGCTGGGCATCCCGCCGGAGGACATGCGCATCGTGGTCCTGCGCGACACCATCCGCAACCTGGCCCACGCCGTCCTTGTGGTCTATCTCGACGGCGAGGCCTATGTGCTTGACAACCTGAGCAATGTGGTGCAGCCGCATTCACGGCTGCGCAACTATGTTCCGCAATATTCCGTCAACGAAAACGGCCGCTGGACGCATATCAAGGGGCGCCCGGCGGGTACCGCCAAGGCCCGGGGGGGGAAACGGCAATGA
- a CDS encoding TolC family protein has translation MKTAKSVTIVPALVAMLLTLCFCLPAPAFCAEGKAQSAWPPPPPAGDTVTLADTIYGVLRHHRSLQGMQENRQVLEHELRRARAGFGPSVDVQGLAGGQLLSDNTTRNADLDKQMYGIGEISARLTQPIWDGFATRSRVRNAKSTLESVKARVFDTATTLSLDGIIAHIDLLRRRALYALAQRNVAQHRAILGQTQDRTNLGADTEADVSQAQSRLMRALSSLSEAQAALLVAEDTYNRLTGMPPAANMQPVAMPPETFSGPEPVFEMAEEYNPKLLAYMQDIRALQADKQLAESTFYPTFNAEVGPSYTDRGGAYDRWVYSFDVVATMRWNLFNSGADVAETRAASARIRQARQLMYDFRDDLKLDIESTWVNYLAAQDQYRNYTEAMKYAEFTRTAYLEQFQLGKRSLLDVLDAENELYSSSTQAETARGNILVGAYRLCALTGNLLPMLSIDLVPLGENPPRDPKDPREDFDLGWFN, from the coding sequence GTGAAAACTGCGAAAAGTGTCACCATTGTCCCGGCGCTCGTGGCCATGCTCCTCACCCTTTGTTTCTGCCTGCCGGCGCCCGCCTTCTGCGCCGAGGGCAAGGCACAGAGCGCCTGGCCCCCGCCGCCGCCCGCCGGCGACACCGTGACCCTGGCGGACACCATCTATGGCGTGCTCAGGCATCACCGCTCCCTGCAGGGCATGCAGGAGAACCGCCAGGTGCTCGAGCACGAGCTGCGCCGTGCCCGCGCGGGCTTTGGCCCCAGCGTGGACGTGCAGGGCCTCGCCGGCGGCCAGCTTTTGAGCGACAACACCACCCGCAACGCCGACCTCGACAAGCAGATGTACGGCATCGGCGAGATCAGCGCCCGCCTCACCCAGCCCATCTGGGACGGCTTCGCCACGCGCTCGCGCGTGCGCAACGCCAAGTCCACTCTGGAGTCGGTCAAGGCCCGCGTGTTCGACACGGCCACGACCCTCTCGCTTGACGGCATCATCGCGCATATCGACCTTTTGCGCCGGCGCGCCCTCTATGCGCTCGCGCAGCGCAACGTGGCGCAGCACCGCGCCATCCTCGGCCAGACGCAGGACCGCACCAATCTCGGCGCCGACACCGAGGCCGACGTGAGCCAGGCGCAGTCGCGGCTCATGCGCGCCCTCTCCAGCCTCTCCGAGGCCCAGGCCGCGCTGCTCGTGGCCGAGGACACCTATAACCGCCTTACCGGCATGCCGCCCGCGGCCAACATGCAGCCCGTGGCCATGCCCCCCGAGACCTTCTCCGGGCCCGAGCCCGTGTTTGAGATGGCGGAGGAGTACAATCCCAAGCTCCTCGCCTACATGCAGGACATCCGCGCCCTGCAGGCGGACAAGCAGCTCGCCGAATCCACCTTCTACCCCACGTTCAACGCCGAGGTCGGCCCCTCCTATACCGACCGAGGCGGCGCCTATGACCGCTGGGTCTACAGCTTCGACGTGGTGGCGACCATGCGCTGGAACCTCTTCAACAGCGGCGCTGACGTGGCCGAGACCAGGGCGGCCTCCGCGCGCATCCGCCAGGCGCGCCAGCTCATGTACGACTTCCGCGACGACCTTAAGCTGGACATCGAAAGCACCTGGGTCAACTACCTCGCCGCGCAGGACCAATACCGCAACTACACCGAGGCCATGAAGTACGCCGAGTTCACGCGCACCGCCTATCTGGAGCAGTTCCAGCTCGGCAAGCGCAGCCTGCTCGACGTGCTCGACGCGGAAAACGAGCTCTACAGCTCCTCCACGCAGGCCGAGACCGCGCGCGGCAACATCCTCGTGGGCGCCTATCGCCTGTGCGCCCTCACCGGGAACCTTCTGCCCATGCTCTCCATCGACCTCGTGCCCCTGGGCGAGAACCCGCCGCGCGACCCCAAGGACCCGCGCGAAGACTTTGACCTCGGCTGGTTCAACTGA
- a CDS encoding HD domain-containing phosphohydrolase gives MMALEDTDSALGNESRRKMLRRVLLGCFLIFLILMALLIARFRVENATQTILAKQRDTQQTWLDKSLDAIRVWRNELVEQSRFISASEMFRLFVMDARELDADALSRIADPEALNSDDEAVRSLAEQLTYMQDLLKDFTRRRAWTSARVMRADGTPLVAPDFATPLTAPQTALVRRAGESGKAAFGPLRMTDNGLVMDMADPLFEVLGAEEPQTVAVLLLSVPMDKPLASFLARTGEHEETLLPRIVDQGPDGPVMVLIKGGHVVQEPVTPTLVQELEPKTIPFMRREALDGHGEVYSMGARPTVLDWRFMLETPAAEVDGIIRSRTILNYALFLACAGVLWLFITLIYVRQSNRASEARNRVLMDKNATISRQKALLDSVNASLHAGLVLVDSQGRVQMENPAFTALAGHKDAIAPGTPLVEVLPGKVAVQLLGDMAVVHDCGQSATVEVAMPPLPGAPADADDDGDGTRLFRVTLYPYDADAKSGELATTGCVATFQDITRFRRNAERARQRQLALITALVHAIESVDPNQNGHSDRMARAAELVADELDLDSREKETLGLAARLSQIGKIFVPRELLTKREALTPEEKQEVLRAPEHADRILHDLRFDLPVRETVREMGERMDGSGSPQGLTGEEISRAGRVLAVVNAFVAMTSPRAWRGDKGMDPAEAVRQLSNDLRFDQEVVAALARVAGSAAPGGAAASGEAAQS, from the coding sequence ATGATGGCACTGGAAGATACCGACAGCGCATTGGGCAACGAGTCACGGCGAAAAATGCTCCGCCGCGTGCTGCTGGGCTGTTTCCTGATTTTCCTCATCCTGATGGCCCTCCTCATCGCCCGCTTCCGGGTGGAAAACGCCACCCAGACCATCCTCGCCAAGCAGCGCGACACCCAGCAGACCTGGCTCGACAAGTCGCTGGACGCCATCCGCGTCTGGCGCAACGAGCTCGTGGAACAGTCGCGCTTCATCAGCGCCTCGGAGATGTTCCGCCTCTTCGTCATGGACGCGCGCGAGCTCGACGCGGACGCGCTTTCGCGCATCGCCGACCCCGAAGCCCTCAATTCCGATGACGAGGCCGTGCGCTCGCTCGCCGAGCAGCTCACCTACATGCAGGACCTGCTCAAGGATTTCACAAGGCGCCGCGCCTGGACCAGCGCCCGCGTCATGCGCGCGGACGGCACCCCCCTGGTCGCCCCGGATTTCGCCACGCCGCTCACCGCCCCGCAGACGGCCCTCGTGCGCCGCGCCGGCGAAAGCGGCAAGGCGGCCTTCGGGCCCCTGCGCATGACCGACAACGGCCTTGTCATGGACATGGCCGACCCGCTCTTTGAAGTGCTCGGCGCCGAAGAGCCGCAGACCGTGGCCGTGCTCCTGCTCTCGGTGCCCATGGACAAGCCCCTGGCGAGCTTCCTCGCCCGCACCGGCGAGCACGAGGAGACCCTGCTCCCGCGCATCGTGGACCAGGGCCCGGACGGCCCGGTCATGGTGCTCATCAAGGGCGGCCATGTGGTGCAGGAGCCCGTGACCCCCACCCTCGTGCAGGAGCTGGAGCCCAAGACCATCCCCTTCATGCGCCGCGAGGCCCTGGACGGCCACGGCGAGGTCTATTCCATGGGCGCCAGGCCCACCGTCCTCGACTGGCGCTTCATGCTGGAAACGCCCGCCGCCGAGGTGGACGGCATCATCCGCAGCAGGACCATCCTGAATTATGCGCTCTTCCTCGCCTGCGCCGGGGTGCTCTGGCTCTTCATCACCCTCATCTATGTGCGGCAGTCCAACCGCGCCTCCGAAGCCCGGAACCGCGTGCTCATGGACAAGAACGCCACCATCAGCAGGCAGAAGGCCCTGCTCGACAGCGTGAACGCCTCGCTCCACGCCGGGCTCGTGCTGGTGGACAGCCAGGGCCGCGTCCAGATGGAAAACCCGGCCTTCACCGCGCTGGCCGGCCACAAGGACGCCATCGCCCCGGGCACGCCGCTCGTGGAGGTGCTGCCCGGCAAGGTGGCCGTGCAGCTCCTGGGCGACATGGCCGTGGTGCATGACTGCGGCCAGTCGGCCACCGTGGAGGTCGCCATGCCGCCGCTCCCGGGCGCCCCGGCCGACGCTGACGATGACGGCGACGGCACGCGGCTTTTCCGCGTGACCCTCTATCCTTATGACGCCGACGCCAAGAGCGGCGAGCTGGCGACCACGGGCTGCGTGGCCACCTTCCAGGACATCACGCGCTTCCGCCGCAATGCCGAGCGCGCCCGCCAGCGGCAGCTCGCGCTCATCACCGCGCTCGTGCACGCCATCGAGAGCGTGGACCCGAACCAGAACGGGCACTCGGACAGGATGGCCCGCGCCGCCGAACTGGTGGCCGACGAGCTCGATCTCGACAGCCGCGAGAAGGAGACCCTGGGCCTTGCAGCCAGGCTCTCGCAGATCGGCAAGATCTTCGTGCCGCGCGAGCTTTTGACCAAGCGCGAGGCGCTCACCCCGGAGGAAAAGCAGGAAGTGCTCCGCGCGCCCGAGCATGCGGACAGGATACTCCACGACCTGCGCTTCGACCTGCCCGTGCGCGAGACCGTGCGCGAAATGGGCGAACGCATGGACGGCTCGGGCAGCCCGCAGGGCCTCACCGGGGAGGAGATCTCGCGCGCCGGCCGCGTGCTCGCGGTGGTGAACGCCTTTGTGGCCATGACGAGCCCGCGCGCCTGGCGCGGCGACAAGGGCATGGACCCTGCCGAGGCCGTGCGCCAGCTCTCCAATGACCTGCGCTTCGACCAGGAGGTGGTGGCGGCGCTGGCCCGGGTGGCCGGAAGCGCCGCGCCCGGCGGCGCGGCGGCAAGCGGGGAAGCGGCGCAGTCATGA